In Rutidosis leptorrhynchoides isolate AG116_Rl617_1_P2 chromosome 2, CSIRO_AGI_Rlap_v1, whole genome shotgun sequence, one genomic interval encodes:
- the LOC139890181 gene encoding uncharacterized protein, with amino-acid sequence MTIDKNWIGLRNRVSSEFLTGLNAFIARCENHLNDIGKCQCPCITCGNTRRHTPREIYQHIIRNGFEPSYKIWRHHGEELPPPPVVHNTPDPLRNFLHDVQGETILEFTEEGSNDDETMNDTIETPSAGLEDLIDATQTELYPGSRLSSLEFLAKLTHLKVLNRWTNTAFDQLLELLIQSHPPDNTIPKSYYETKKWMKKIGLGYEAIHACKNDCCLFYKEYKDLDNCPICEESRWKAERTTGKKVANKVLRYFPITPRLKRLYSSRHTAKYMTWHVTGQCKEEGKMRHPVDGRAWKEIDQRYPDFDLGL; translated from the coding sequence ATGACGATTGATAAGAATTGGATTGGATTACGAAATCGAGTTAGTAGTGAGTTTCTTACTGGTCTTAACGCGTTTATTGCGAGGTGTGAAAACCATTTAAATGATATTGGTAAATGTCAGTGCCCGTGTATTACGTGTGGTAATACGAGAAGACATACACCTCGTGAAATTTACCAACATATTATACGCAATGGGTTTGAACCTTCTTATAAGATTTGGCGGCATCACGGTGAAGAATTACCACCGCCGCCAGTAGTACACAACACACCAGATCCCCTTAGAAATTTCTTGCACGATGTTCAAGGGGAAACGATTTTAGAATTCACCGAGGAAGGATCGAATGACGATGAGACTATGAATGACACGATCGAAACTCCGAGTGCAGGTCTGGAGGATTTAATTGACGCCACCCAAACCGAGCTATATCCTGGTTCCAGGCTGTCCTCATTAGAGTTTTTAGCCAAGTTAACACACCTTAAGGTCTTGAACAGATGGACGAATACTGCATTTGACCAATTGTTAGAATTGCTCATACAATCACATCCCCCAGATAACACAATTCCAAAATCATATTACGAAACTAAGAAGTGGATGAAAAAGATCGGTTTAGGGTATGAGGCGATACATGCTTGTAAGAATGATTGTTGTTTGTTTTATAAGGAATACAAAGATTTGGATAATTGTCCAATATGTGAGGAGAGTAGATGGAAAGCGGAACGCACAACGGGCAAGAAAGTTGCTAATAAAGTTTTGCGTTATTTTCCTATAACTCCCAGACTTAAACGTTTGTATAGTTCCAGACACACTGCAAAGTATATGACTTGGCATGTTACTGGACAATGCAAGGAAGAGGGTAAGATGCGTCATCCGGTAGATGGTCGAGCGTGGAAAGAAATCGACCAAAGATATCCAGATTTTGATTTGGGTCTTTAA
- the LOC139890179 gene encoding uncharacterized protein: MTHLGHNCPKDPYLGIFDSCEASLDPPSLIENFKNNHTFKKGGWSGDKARVNHEKMLKLKEKYPERSDEVIMLEVLGKRRGYRRGVGKTLPGSASTSSSSSTCQTRRPPPPGSENPLLKEAVYDTFAFNNMAIPPQWQSFFPTPNQTQETEGEDEGDDDEDMEESGASQSESDEENEDEAR; this comes from the exons atgacccatttgggtcataattGTCCCAAAGACCCGTATTTAGGTATTTTTGATTCGTGCGAG GCCTCTCTGGATCCTCCGAGTCTTATCGAAAACTTCAAGAACAACCACACTTTTAAGAAAGGTGGATGGAGTGGGGATAAAGCTAGGGTGAACCAC GAAAAAATGTTGAAATTAAAAGAAAAATATCCGGAAAGGAGTGATGAAGTCATTATGTTGGAAGTTTTAGGCAAACGTCGCGGGTACCGTCGCGGAGTGGGTAAAACGTTACCCGGATCGGCTagtacatcatcttcatcatcaacttgtCAAACAAGACGACCACCACCACCGGGTTCCGAAAACCCATTGCTAAAGGAAGCGGTATACGATACTTTTGCCTTTAACAATATGGCAATCCCGCCCCAATGGCAATCTTTTTTCCCAACCCCCAATCAAACTCAAGAAACCGAAGGTGAAGACGAaggtgatgacgatgaagacatggAAGAAAGTGGTGCGTCTCAAAGCGAAAGTGATGAAGAAAATGAAGATGAAGCAAGGTAA
- the LOC139890178 gene encoding protein ALP1-like: MSSCSSSSHDDYTNYTLNLLDQVDDSSDDGVNSRRYVRRDHYDAHNRLMDDYFNEGCKYTEDQFKRRFRMRRRVFLRVMNDILSYDVNPLPSHFIWFHRRQDSRGMWSIIPHLKITAALRQLAYGYTPDALDEYLQMSERVGRESLLNFTMCIIDLYNSDYLREPSSHDIQRLYEAHERIHGLPGMLGSIDCMHWAWAKCSVAWRGQYMRGDHSHPTIMLEAVASYDNWIWHAYFGVAGSNNDLNVLNTSDLFNSMLNEDMPDVPFIANGVEYKRGYYLADEIYPTWASFVKGFSSAVDEKRTYFSRQQAAARKDVERTFGILQGRWHILQQPARAYARNQMRRLMYTCIIQHNIIIEDNDYNLAENDWVYEPPQHIQRTWIERCDARAR; this comes from the coding sequence ATGTCTTCATGTTCGAGTAGTTCGCACGATGATTACACAAATTATACGCTCAATTTACTTGATCAAGTTGATGATTCTTCGGACGATGGTGTTAATTCTCGTCGTTACGTTCGTCGTGATCATTATGATGCTCATAATCGTTTGATGGACGATTATTTTAATGAGGGCTGCAAATATACGGAAGATCAATTCAAACGTCGTTTTCGGATGCGTCGCCGTGTTTTTCTTCGAGTGATGAACGATATACTCAGCTATGATGTCAATCCATTGCCTTCCCATTTTATATGGTTTCATCGAAGGCAAGATTCTCGAGGTATGTGGAGTATTATTCCACATTTAAAAATCACCGCCGCACTCCGTCAGCTAGCATACGGCTATACACCGGATGCTTTAGACGAGTATTTGCAAATGAGTGAACGAGTTGGGCGTGAATCTTTGCTAAACTTTACTATGTGCATTATTGACTTGTATAATAGTGACTACTTAAGAGAGCCGTCTTCGCATGACATTCAGCGTTTATATGAAGCCCATGAAAGGATTCATGGCCTCCCGGGCATGTTGGGTAgcattgattgtatgcattgggcatgGGCAAAATGTTCAGTTGCGTGGAGAGGCCAATATATGCGAGGCGATCACAGTCACCCAACTATTATGCTCGAAGCCGTCGCGTCGTATGATAATTGGATTTGGCATGCGTACTTTGGTGTGGCGGGTTCAAACAACGACTTAAATGTTTTAAACACTAGTGATTTGTTCAACTCAATGCTCAATGAAGATATGCCCGACGTCCCTTTTATTGCGAATGGCGTGGAATACAAAAGAGGGTATTATTTAGCCGACGAGATTTATCCAACATGGGCTTCATTTGTGAAGGGATTTTCAAGTGCCGTTGATGAAAAACGCACTTACTTTTCAAGGCAACAAGCTGCTGCTCGCAAAGATGTGGAAAGAACTTTTGGGATTTTACAGGGTCGTTGGCATATTCTACAACAACCCGCAAGGGCATACGCGAGGAATCAAATGAGACGGCTTATGTATACGTGCATCATACAACATAACATCATTATTGAAGACAATGATTACAACCTTGCCGAGAATGATTGGGTTTATGAGCCGCCTCAACACATACAACGTACTTGGATCGAAAGGTGTGACGCTCGTGCTAGATGA